Genomic DNA from Oryza sativa Japonica Group chromosome 5, ASM3414082v1:
tgagactttaggtttgtgaacttcttctccttcgtgcttattattcgcttgatattcgtggagtatccagatggtacctttatgctctccaagcattcaaacatactttccttctctgccttgctaagagtgtagctggctggactcaagtaatggcttcctttctcctttggttccgggtgaaggtcgccgcgttgttccatatgcttcagatcattacgtgcttccagtgtatctttcgactttccgtatacacctaggaagccaagaaggtttacgcaaaggttcttaatgaggtgcatcacgtcgattgcgtggcgtacgtccaagaattcccaatatggtaactcccaaaatatagagttctttttccacatcgccgcgtgaccatcttcgctctctatatgctggcttccaggcccctttccgaacactactttaagatctttaaccatagcaaacactgttttcccgatgcgatgtttaggcttcgtacggtggtcggccttatgttcgaagtgcttgcctttcttccgtaccgggtggtttgctgcaaggaatcaacgatgacccatgtatacaaccttcctacagtgcttaagatacgtactttctgtttcatccatacagtgagtgcaagccttgtaccccttgttggactgtccggataggttgctaagtgcaggccaatcgttgatggttacgaacagcagcgctcgtaggttaaactcctcctgtttgtcctcgtcccacacggggacaccttccttcttccacaactgtttaagatcttcgaccagtggtcttaggtacacgtcgatgtcgttaccaggttgcttggggccttgaataataatcggcatcattatgtacttcctcttcatgcatagccagggggggaggttgtagatacacatcgtaacgggccaagtgctatggccgctgctcatctctccaaaaggattcatgccatccgtactcaaaccaaaccgtatgtttcgtgcgtcctttccaaattctttaaattttctgttgatgtttcgccactgcgaaccatcgacggggtgtctcagcatcccgtcctgttgacgctcttcagcgtgccatcgcaacattctagcattccccttgttcctgaacaaacgccttagccgtggtattatagggaaataccacatcaccttagcaggaattctcttctttgttagctgcccgtcaacttctcctggatcgtcccgtctaatcttgtatcgtagtgctttgcaaacagggcatgcttctaggttctcacactcctcaccgcgatataggatacaatcgttcggacatgcgtgaatcttatgaacttccagtcctaacgggcagactatcttcttagcctcgtacgttgtctcgggcaatttgtttccccccggaagaatgttcttgacgagtttcaataaatcgccaaatgccttgtcactaaccccattttttgccttccattgcaacaactccagagtggtatccaactttttgtgcccctgctcgcaacctgggtacaacgaagttctgtggtcctccaacatcttgtccaatttatgggcctccttttcactttcccagtcctccctggcgtcctgcaacatctgaccaagatcatccgcaacgtcgttaccatcagcagctatttcctcctcgcccgtttgatttccttcaaatccaacatactgagcaaagtccggaatattgtcgtcttccacttcatcttcttccatttcaacaccttgctctccgtgggatgtccaacaattatagcttggcatgaaccccgactcaaacaagtggaaatgaatagtcctggatgcagaatactccttctgattcttacacttattgcatggacaacaaataaaacccctttgcctgttagcttcggccactctcaaaaaatagtgcacgccgttaataaactctttggaccgccggtcagcgtacatccattgccgatccatctacatgagtcaaaaaaaccgcacacaaataattattcttacaataatgagagtcatacaataattataagatatctttattcatacaaaaatcataaaatattacaccaaataattcttaaaaactatttgtaaagttttaaactaattttaatgtgttttacttcttttaattttcattttagtttgttttctattatttaagattaactttcactagagttttccttctcaactattttataaaaccttgtttagcaaatgaactaaatttctatatattctttcttccccacacacattttctctctcatcaacttacaactaaattttggagacaaaaaaaagtgtgcaaaatataggtgcaaatgtagtatgacaaaaaaaaacattggaggatgaagttgcaaaccttttaggcacctccgatttgtatgtaatcaccaaaataaattcaatagaaattttggcatgacctcccctcttttttgaagtaattttgaagcttgctcgggcagctggaggaggaagaagacatatatataggggtgggactttagtcccggttggtagcaccaaccggggctaaagatcaccgggatcattagtcccggttggtattaagatctttagtcccggttggtaacaccaaccggggctaaagatcaccgggataccaaccgggactaaagatcccgggggggtctgataggtcctgacagcattcgaaccgggactaaagatgatctttagtcccggttggtaacacaaaccgggactaaagatcaaatatgcccgtttcccttttgaaccaggactaaagatcatctttagccctggtttttattgcatccgggactattgtggaaatcggccgaccgacgaaagatggtttctccaccagtgacagGACCTTGATAATTTAGGTCCAGCAATCACCAGCAATGTCTTTCATTTAAAATCACTTGTCATCTTTCAAAAACTCCATGTTCAAATACCGCCGACCAGCCcacgaaaaaaaaacatatgtaacGCTTTCGAATCACGTAGCAATGTAATCAAATACAAACTGATTTGTGTTGAACTAATCAGACCTTCAGAATTGAGCATGCCTCTTGCTCGATTCATCGATTGTGATTCAGTCAGGGATATAGTTATGTGTGTCTGGTGGTGGCTCAGTGGGTGGCGGATGTTGATTGCTCGGCTCGGTGGCGTGCTATGAGCAATGTTGAGCGCAATAGCGGCACCGAGAGGGGTGGGGGAGGTGGTGTTAGGCCAGTGTCgatggcgtggaggcggcggatccctgACAAAATAGGCTTTGATGGCAGCTCGGCGGAGGTCATGTCTTGCAGAGACAATGCCGTTGTGGCAACGACTCTTCGGCAAGATAAGCTATGGCTGCTTGGCGGTTGCTGTGGTTTGCAATGATGACGATGTAGTAGCGGTGGTCCTCCGGTGAGATAAGCTTTGGTGGCTCGGTAGAGCGGTGACAACTTTTGGCGATATAAGCTATGACAACTCAGCATAGGTGGCTCTCTGCAGCGATGATGGCATGGCAATGGTGGAATCTGTGAAGGAGTAGGTTGTCCAGGAGGCATGAGTTTTTGCTTGGCAACTACAAGGTAGTTGGCGGACTAGTTTTGCTTTCTTTCTTTACTCAATGGCGGATCAAAGGAGCTTTTGTAGTTGATGCAACAATAGTGAGAGGGTGTGGCAATTGAAGGGTGGGCTAGCCTCGCATCTCCTTAAAATTTTAAGCAGGGAAAAAAGTTTGGTGCTAGTAttctagtttttctttccagTTGTTCGTTTGTCTATGTTTCTTGGTTATGAGATTTAGAGTGTAAGAACTCGTGTAACATTTGTCTATGTATATCCACTTGTGAATATAGAGGCCGAATTTCTATCCATTATCTTGAAAAAAAGACtttcagggaaaaaaagagTTCAATGTTTAAGATGTTGGGATTGAATCACTCAATTTCCCTTTGGAACCATTCACTAATTCCACTCACGGTAATATTGCTCGGTAGTAagaatatactctctccgtttcacaatgtaagtcattctagcatttcttatattcatgttgatgttaatgaatctaaatatattatcaatatgaatgtgagaaatactagaatgacttacattctgaaacggaggaagtactatataTACTCTCCCATAAAACACATTGTTAATATATTCATTTAAGTTCTAAAATGATTATAACTCCTCTGCATCCATTTCAGGTTGTGATAGGGACAAATTGCAATCGCCAGCAATTACAACTGTAAACTAGCAGACAATGTATCAAAAATTTTGGAAACAGTTTTGCTATTTCACTTGTGACAGATTTTTGGGCTCCTATTTTTCACTTTTTCATCCATAGTATCTTGCATCAAGATTCGTATTCTAGCTTGTATATCCAACATGCACTTATACCCAGTCATATAGCACTTATACTCAATTGGAATGCACTTATACTCATTTAAAATGCACTTATACTCAATTACAAACTATAAAGCACcaaaattagattttataaTAGTTCTTTTCTCTAGATTTATGGTTTTTGACATGCTTGTCTCTTTTTCATTTCATTTAAAACGTGCTATATTCATTGATTGAAAATTCTGCAAGATTTAAAGCTATAAATGTAAAGCAAGATCAATAGATAATTAGGTAGTCCCTTTTGCAACTTAGACTGTGTTCGTTTGGGATGGTTGGGAACCAAACTCCTCCGCACAGAAAACGGAGcaatccattagcacgtgattaattaagtattagctattttttttcaaaaatggaacagtataatttttttaaacaactttcgtatagaaacttttttgcaaaaaacgcaccaaaataacagtttaaaaagcgtgcgcgtggaaaacgagaagGGGAGTTGGGAAGGAAACGAACTGAGTCAGTCAGGTTGAGCCTCTGCTTTTGTTGATATCCTCTTAATGTCCTGGTTAATTATTTGAAGCTAATGATATGCAAAACTTTGGACTGAAGCCGATGCATACATAGTTGCTGCTTGGTtcagttttcaaaaaaaaaaaaagaagaaaggttgAGATACATACTTGTCCTTGATCCGGTAGATATTGTTAAGGGTTCACTTGACCAAAAGGGCTCTAGCTAACACATGCCAAGAATTTCAGGACCCGGTCACCCAGAcatgaaaaattgaaaactcTAATCACTTGCAACGCAAAGATAACCACGGATTTTCCTGGCGAATACCAATGATATGATATTTTGACATTTTCTCCAAGATAGTTTTAATTAGAATACACTCCCTTTGTCTTAAAACACTATTGTTTTAGACGAAAAATTTCTATACTAATTAATGTTCCATCACCACCACCCAACTACCATACGGAACCCACAAAACTGTGGGTTGCTTATCTTTTAGCCTCTACATATCATAGATCCCAATATTATGATTTTTTCATCTTTACAAAATGACAACAAAATTATCATAATGATAATATAttagataattaaaaaaataattgcaacgcacaggcattGTGCTAATGTCTTATAAAAACCGTATTTTTACAGTGGGTTCACTAAATCTTTTTAATACTACTTTATCATTACCTTCTCTTTAGCTATCGAGTAATTGTCAACATTGCCAGTCATTTAAAAAATAGTCAGTTATCTAAAGATAGagcgtttttttttaatttcaatctATGTAAGCTACCGTTTTATCATTTTAATCTAATTTGGATTACTTCCCCTTTtggtaaaaaggaaaaaactgaGCACGGATATAGTTGGCCAAAAGACCCATAGCTCGACGACCCGGTCTACGGCACGGAGATTTGGTCCGATCGAAGCACAGTATGGCCCAACTGTTGTCGGGCCCATACCGGCCCAACCTGATTGTTGGGCCATGCCGGAGTCTCTTCCTTGACACGATGGACCGGTCTGGCACAGCTCGGTCCAATAGATGtgagaggcaaaatagacttatttcaacCATGTATGATATGACCCCAAGAAATGAGGAAGGCAAATTAGACTTGTTCCAAGAAGGAGCACGATAGACTTGTCGTGCCTTGGGGCTGGCCTGACATGGCCCAAGTCTTATTGGGCTATACCTGAACTGTTGGTGCAGCCTGTGGGCAGGCACAACATAACCCGACAGTATGTCAATCGGGCCATGCCTGGTTGTGCCCAGGCAGACTGGGCTGTGCGGtacatttggccatctataaccCCCATATTCAACAAAGACACACAACTTTCCGAGTAGCGGTATTTTTTCCAAGTCAACTTATGCTGGCCATTTTGCAGCGGGTCCAGTCAACTTATATGGGCACTGTTATATTGTGTCGTCTCCTTCGGTTTTGCTAGACCAGAAAGACTTGTTAATCAAAGGCAGGCTATTAATTAGCACTGGATTCTTCAGAGCTTAATGCTCATTCGATCAGGCAGAAGTGGCCTAAGCAAATGCCATTTAACTAATTTCTTCAAAGATATACTAGCAGTATTATATTTTGACTCCTAATTTGACTTCCGTATCCAAGAAAAAGTCCCAATGGCtgtggaaggaaaaaaaaaactgtattaATTTCTTGACCAAGTTACTCTTTGTTGCTTCCATAGATGATTGATCTCTCCCATTTCGTGGCTATATGTGATCTCTAGTAGTGTCTTCCATTTCTCTGACAtggttttcctttttattaattAGATTAGATAGTTTGAATGTTTGATATCTCAAATTGCAGCTGCATCAAATCTTTCCCGCCTTAGCCTTGTAGGTTGATTCCATTTCTTGTCCATGGCGAGAGCGGATTCAGCTGGCGCTGGCGCTCCAGAAGCCATTGATGGCGAgctggtggagctggagctcgggGAGAGAAACAATGGCGTCCCTCccgtcgccgaggaagaaggcggcgagCCAAGACCCggtggccggccgccggcgtcggggcGCCGCCTCCTCAGGCGACTCAGCCCGGCATCCGTGGCGCGCGCGTGCGGGCGGTGGCTGAGGCACCCGGCGCACCTCGCCCTGCTGGCGTGGGCGCTCTGCGTCGCGGCGTCGGGCGCCATgctcgcgctcctcctcctcggcgccctcgacggcgcGTTCCCGCGCAAGTCGGCCCGCAACCGGTGGATCGAGGTGAACAACCAGGTGCTCAACGCGCTCTTCACCCTCATGAGCATCTACCAGCACCCGGCGCTCTTCCACCACGCCGCCATGCTCCTCCGGTGGCGCCCGGACGACGTCAAGGCGCTCAGGAAGGcgtaccgccgccgccggaaggccgccgccgccggagacggcgcAGGGGGGTGGGAGCGGCTTCACATGTCCGTGGTGGTCGCGCTCCTCCACGTCGCCTGCTTCGCGCAGTACGCCATGTGCGGCCTCTACTGGGGCTACTCCCGCAAGGCCCGCCCGGACGCCGCCGAGACCTCGCTCGCCGTGATCGGCGCCGCGACGCCGGCGCTCGCGGGCCTGTACGCGTACTTCGGCCCGCTCGGGAGGAGGAAGCCCGGGACGGCGACGAGCGCGCGCCACCAGGAGGAACCCGACGACcttgagctcgccgccgccgccgccgccgacgtcgtggTCGCGGAGTGGGCCGGCGGGCTGctcgacgtcggcgacgaccCGACGGCGTGGTGGCTGTCGTGCCTCTGCACGTTCTGCGTGTTCGGGTGGAACATGGAGCGGATGGGCCTCGGGAACAAGCACGTGCACGCCGTCACGTTCGCGCTCCTCTGCTTCGCGCCGCTCTGGGTGCTCAACGTCGCCGCCATGAACATCCGAGACGAGGCCGTCGGCGACGCGgtcggcgcggtggcggtggcgctctGCGCGCTCGGCCTCCTCTACGGCGGCTACTGGCGggcgcggatgcggcggcggttcGGGCTCCTCCccgggcggcacggcggcggcggcgcgtgctgCGGCTCGCCGTCCTCGCTCGCCGACTACCTGCGGTGGATGTTCTGCTGGAGCTGCGCGCTGGCGCAGGAGGTGAGGACGGCGAACGTCCTGCtcctcgacgccgacgaggctggcggcgccggagggggAAGCtcaagctccggcggcggcgggcgaggtgACGCCACTCTGCTGCAGCCGTTGCCGCGGGAGAACGGGGTGAAGCTGGCATTCCATCATGCAGCTGCAGTGCCAGTGGACACGGACGCGGCCTACGGGCCGCCGGTGAACGGCTCGCCAcaccgcggcagcggcggcggcggcgatgagtcGCCGTTGCTGCAGAGGCAGCAGGGTCGCGAGTCTCAGGCTGAGGAAATGAGGCCGCCTCTGCAGCCATTGATGACGGAAGCAGAATGCCGACGGGTTCAGTAATAATGCCAGGAGCAATGCGTGCGACAGAGTCCAGAAATGATACGAATATACTAGTCGATTTTTTTgccctttttctctctctctttcagcTTGTTCTTCAAATTGCATTTCAAACATTCAATTTCGAAACTGTCAATATTTCTTAAGATTGCATTTCAAAGATCCAACCTCGAAATTGATGAACAGAGAGGCTCAAGAACATTTTGTGTTCCATGTCTCTCTTCTTTGCTCTTTCAAACAAAAAGATATTTGCTTGGATCCAATAAAAAGTAGCTGATACCTTACGGTatcaaatcgtttccgatcgttaGATCTAACAGTGTATACCTTGCCCAGCTAAATTCAATGATTAGAAATGATTTAGTATCCTAAGGTACTGGTACCTCGTGATACTTTTTTCTGGCTGTAGCAAAATCTCGAGGAACAGTGCAACACTATCATTAGACTCATTTggtcgttttttttttggtgactCATTTGGTCGTTAATTATACAACCTTTGCCAATCACTTAATCACATGCCGAAGCTTTTAACCACGCAGTTAATTATCACTTTAATCACGTTTCCATGAGTGATCAGATGGCGAGGACGAGGGCAGGGAGGTTCTTGCGAGCCCGGTCAGGCAGCCTGCTCTGCCACAACTGCTCCGACTGCGACCTCgagcacggcgccgccgcctcggctcccttgccgcctccgccgccgccgagcctgGTGACGACGAGCGCGGTGTTGCAGTACTCGCGGACGCCGGTGACGCGGCCGCCGGGGCCGACCGTCCACGCGTGCACCCAGTACAGCTTCCCCGTGGCGTCCGTCccctccgccagcaccgtctccccGAAGGCGTCCACGCCGCGGACCTTGAACGGgagccccgccgcgccgccgccgccgccggtgaggaggCGCATGAGCACCAGATGCTGGTGCGCGCGGGGCCCGTGGAACCACCAGTCCACGTCCGGGTTCAGCAGCCGCCGCACGGCGTCCCCGTCGCCGCGCTCCAGCGCGCGGTAcagctcctccaccaccgccttgCTGCTgctcaccaccacctcctcctcgccgccgccgccggcatcggcggcgtcgccgttCGCGTGTACCTTGTCGCTAGCcagctctgctgctgctgctgcgaagCGAGCGATCGATCGAATTggggggaagggaggaggaggttggCAATGGCGAATGTGAGGTTGGCGAGTGCCCTTTATATAGGGGAGAGTTTTGGATTTGTGTGTGCTAGTGGTAATTTGTTGGGAACCCATGTGAGTAGGATTCCAAAAGCATGGAATTTCCTTTTTGTCTCAGCTTAAGCAAAGAGGTAATGCGATTCAGTTTTTAAGGCATTTTTTGTTGCATGATACTACTTCAAATGTTATTCATCCATCCAACCGTTGACGGAAAAAATATACTGAAACATATCCGGATACTATTCTCTGATACCTTACACATATTAGTTGCACAAAAACCAGGCGATCAGTATTCTCTCCGTTTcgtattataaattatttggaGTATTTCTTTAAGTCaaactttataaaaaaattagcaatatttattacaaaacaaatatactataaCAGTACTATTCAATGGtcgatttaatgaaattaatacGCTAAGAACATAGGATAAACAagatgatttataatatgaaacataggGAGTAATGTTGATAACCTCTTATCCATGACTGAAAACGAGTTCTCGTGAAATAGTAAATTTATTCTATGGTCGAAAATACATCCTTGAAGTAGTAAATTAGATTAAATGTGAAAACAATTAAAATTGTATTATGCATGAAGGCTTGCTTTGTGATAAAGTCAAGAGCTTTATTTCCATGATCCCAATTTGGTGCATCTCTCCAGATATTAGTTGTCAAA
This window encodes:
- the LOC107276192 gene encoding uncharacterized protein, coding for MARADSAGAGAPEAIDGELVELELGERNNGVPPVAEEEGGEPRPGGRPPASGRRLLRRLSPASVARACGRWLRHPAHLALLAWALCVAASGAMLALLLLGALDGAFPRKSARNRWIEVNNQVLNALFTLMSIYQHPALFHHAAMLLRWRPDDVKALRKAYRRRRKAAAAGDGAGGWERLHMSVVVALLHVACFAQYAMCGLYWGYSRKARPDAAETSLAVIGAATPALAGLYAYFGPLGRRKPGTATSARHQEEPDDLELAAAAAADVVVAEWAGGLLDVGDDPTAWWLSCLCTFCVFGWNMERMGLGNKHVHAVTFALLCFAPLWVLNVAAMNIRDEAVGDAVGAVAVALCALGLLYGGYWRARMRRRFGLLPGRHGGGGACCGSPSSLADYLRWMFCWSCALAQEVRTANVLLLDADEAGGAGGGSSSSGGGGRGDATLLQPLPRENGVKLAFHHAAAVPVDTDAAYGPPVNGSPHRGSGGGGDESPLLQRQQGRESQAEEMRPPLQPLMTEAECRRVQ
- the LOC107277789 gene encoding senescence associated gene 20, encoding MRLLTGGGGGAAGLPFKVRGVDAFGETVLAEGTDATGKLYWVHAWTVGPGGRVTGVREYCNTALVVTRLGGGGGGKGAEAAAPCSRSQSEQLWQSRLPDRARKNLPALVLAI